Within Amycolatopsis sp. cg5, the genomic segment GGCCGTCGCCTTCCGGGCGCGGAGCAAGCTGAGCCTGGGGAAGCGGGCGTCCGCGGTCAGTGCCGGGGTGCTGGCGGTCGAGTTCAACGCTTGGCTCGAAGAGACTTTCCGGTTGCCTGAACCGGATCTGCCCACACTCGACCATCCGGATCCCGAGACCGCCGCCGAGATGACGCGGGCGCGGTGGGGGCTGGGGAACGAACCGATCCCGAACGTCATTCATCTGCTCGAGGCGCACGGGGTGCGGGTGTTCTCGCTGGCCACCGAGCATTCGGAGGTCGACGCGTTCTCGTTCTGGCAGGCGAGCACGCCTTTTGTCTTCCTGAACACCGGCAAGACGCCGGAACGCAGCCGGTTCGACGCCGCGCACGAACTCGGGCACCTTGTCATGCACGCCGGGGCGAGGGAGTCGCGTGGCCCCGAGGCGGAGCAGCAAGCCAACGCGTTCGCCGGCGCGTTCCTGATGCCGAACGAAAGTGTTCGCGCGCTGATGCCGCAGGCTCCGTTGATCGACCAGATCCTGGAGGGCAAACAGATCTGGCGGGTCTCCGCGCTCGCGCTCACCTACCGGCTGCACGAGCTCGACATGCTCAGCGACTGGCAATATCGGTCGGCGTGCGTCGAGCTGAGCAGGCTCGGCTATCGCAAGGGCGAGCCGGACGGGATTCCCGGTGAGACCTCGCAACTGCTGACCAAGGTCTTCGCCGCGCTGCGGGAGAACGGCAAGAGCGTGCACGACGTCGCCGCGGAACTGCGGCTCGGGTCCGACGACCTCTCCGGGATGATGTTCGGGCTCGTCGTCGCGGCCGTCTCGACGCGACACCGGCCGCGGCCGGTGTCGCCGGGACGGCCGCGGCTGACCGTCGTTTAGCGCTCCAGGGCGGGGAAACGCAGTTCGTTGCGGTCGATCTTGGCGTTGGCGGCGGCGAACAGGTCGAGGCCGAGTACGTCGGCGAGGCGTACCAAGTAGAGGGTCACGTCGGCGATCTCGTCGAGGACGTTCGCCTCCAGCGCGGGGTCGTCGCGCCAGGCCTTCGCCTCGTCGGGCGTGAGCCATTGGAACAGCGAAGTCAGCTCGCCGACTTCGCCGGACAAGGCCATGACCAGGTTTTTCGGGGTGTGGTACGGCTCCCAGTCACGGGCGGCGGCGAAGTCGCGCAGGCGCTGGATGAGGTCTTCGAGGGTCACCCGGCCAGTATGGCGAACCCGGTCCGTGACGGTCACGCAGTGCAAACGGCCGTATGGCGGACACGCGTTGACGTGCAAATTGCAGACTGCATAGCTTGTTGGTGGCTCGGGGCCGCTCAGGGAAGGAGCTGGGCCCACTTGAGGTATACCGAGACGCTGCGTAGCCGGATCACGGTTTTGGTGCCGACCGTCGCCTTGGTGCTGGTCGCCGTCGTGGTCGCGGGATTGCTCATCCGGCAGGCCGCGCAGGTGCGGAACTTCGCGGAACAAGGTGTTCAGGCGGCCAGCGAGGCGTCGCGATTCATTACGGCGCAACAGGATTCGCGGACTGTCGCGGTACAGGCCGGACGGTCGGCTGCCGAGTTCAATCAGGCCATCGACGGAGCGATCACGAAGCTCGAAGGGTTCGCACGGGACGCGCCGAACGCGCGGCTGGCCGTCGAACAAGAGACGGCCGTGCAGTTGCTGCGGGCCACCGAAGGGATGTTCCGGACCGATGTGCTGGCCGCCGCGGGCTCGGTGCCCGCGCGGGAAAGCCGGGAGTATGCCGCGCAAATCGGTGTCTACCATGCGAATCTCGACGCGGCGGGCGGGAAGCTCAGTGCCTATGGGACGGAGCTGTACACCGCGCTGATCAGCAGCGAGAGCTGGAGCCGGGTGACCGCCGTCGAGTACGCGCTGGTCACCGGGGGCTCGCCGCCGATCGCCGACGCCGACTGGCGGGCGGCCGCGCGGGATGTCGGAGAGCAGCTGTCCGCCTTGTACACCCGGCAAAGTACCTATGCGACTCAGCTCGCTGTCGACAGTGGACGGCGGACGCTGACCGGGGCGCTCGCCGCCGGCGCGGCGATTTTGATCTTGGCCGGGCTGGTTTTCTGTCTTGCGACGCGGTTGACCGGACGGATTCGGGGGCCGGTGTTGCGGGCGCCCGCGGAACCGCTTTCGTTACAGGCCGTGCGGTCGTCGACGGCGGCTCCGCCAGACGTTCGCACAGTGCAAGCCGTGTTGGAAGGGCTTCGACAGCGGTGACTTTCCGT encodes:
- a CDS encoding helix-turn-helix domain-containing protein yields the protein MVTPERITLARKRRSLTVAELARRLDVSAQSVTNYERGRQQPSAGTLRRLALVLGFPEAFFMAPPGEEVPETAVAFRARSKLSLGKRASAVSAGVLAVEFNAWLEETFRLPEPDLPTLDHPDPETAAEMTRARWGLGNEPIPNVIHLLEAHGVRVFSLATEHSEVDAFSFWQASTPFVFLNTGKTPERSRFDAAHELGHLVMHAGARESRGPEAEQQANAFAGAFLMPNESVRALMPQAPLIDQILEGKQIWRVSALALTYRLHELDMLSDWQYRSACVELSRLGYRKGEPDGIPGETSQLLTKVFAALRENGKSVHDVAAELRLGSDDLSGMMFGLVVAAVSTRHRPRPVSPGRPRLTVV
- a CDS encoding nucleotide pyrophosphohydrolase, giving the protein MTLEDLIQRLRDFAAARDWEPYHTPKNLVMALSGEVGELTSLFQWLTPDEAKAWRDDPALEANVLDEIADVTLYLVRLADVLGLDLFAAANAKIDRNELRFPALER
- a CDS encoding histidine kinase translates to MLVAVVVAGLLIRQAAQVRNFAEQGVQAASEASRFITAQQDSRTVAVQAGRSAAEFNQAIDGAITKLEGFARDAPNARLAVEQETAVQLLRATEGMFRTDVLAAAGSVPARESREYAAQIGVYHANLDAAGGKLSAYGTELYTALISSESWSRVTAVEYALVTGGSPPIADADWRAAARDVGEQLSALYTRQSTYATQLAVDSGRRTLTGALAAGAAILILAGLVFCLATRLTGRIRGPVLRAPAEPLSLQAVRSSTAAPPDVRTVQAVLEGLRQR